Proteins encoded by one window of Papio anubis isolate 15944 chromosome 7, Panubis1.0, whole genome shotgun sequence:
- the RDH12 gene encoding retinol dehydrogenase 12 isoform X2: MLVTLGLLTSFFSFLYVVAPSIRKFFAGGVCRTNVQLPGKVVVITGANTGIGKETARELASRGARVYIACRDVLKGESAASEIRVDTKNSQVLVRKLDLSDTKSIRAFAEAFLAEEKQLHILINNAGVMMCPYSKTADGFETHLGVNHLGHFLLTYLLLERLKVSAPARVVNVSSVVHHIGKIRFHDLQSEKRYSRGFAYCHSKLANILFTRELAKRLQVTARGPGCLQGPEITKQLSAYGMSAVSF; encoded by the exons GAAGTTCTTTGCTGGTGGAGTGTGTAGAACAAATGTGCAGCTTCCCGGGAAGGTAGTGGTGATCACTGGCGCCAACACAGGCATTGGCAAGGAGACGGCTAGAGAGCTTGCTAGCCGAG GAGCCCGAGTCTATATTGCCTGCAGAGATGTACTGAAGGGGGAGTCTGCTGCCAGTGAAATCCGAGTGGATACAAAGAACTCCCAGGTGCTGGTGCGGAAATTGGACCTATCAGACACCAAATCTATCCGAGCCTTTGCTGAGGCCTTTCTGGCAG AGGAAAAGCAGCTCCATATCCTGATCAACAATGCGGGAGTAATGATGTGTCCATATTCCAAGACAGCTGATGGCTTTGAAACCCACCTGGGAGTCAACCACCTGG GCCACTTCCTCCTCACCTACCTGCTCCTGGAGCGGCTAAAGGTGTCTGCCCCTGCACGGGTGGTTAACGTGTCCTCGGTGGTTCACCACATTGGCAAGATTCGCTTCCACGACCTCCAGAGCGAGAAGCGCTACAGCAGGGGTTTTGCCTATTGCCACAGCAAGCTGGCCAATATACTTTTTACTCGTGAGCTGGCGAAGAGGCTCCAAG TGACTGCAAGAGGACCTGGGTGTCTCCAAGGGCCCGAAATAACAAAACAGCTGAGCGCCTATGGAATGTCAGCTGTGAGCTTCTAG
- the RDH12 gene encoding retinol dehydrogenase 12 isoform X1: MLVTLGLLTSFFSFLYVVAPSIRKFFAGGVCRTNVQLPGKVVVITGANTGIGKETARELASRGARVYIACRDVLKGESAASEIRVDTKNSQVLVRKLDLSDTKSIRAFAEAFLAEEKQLHILINNAGVMMCPYSKTADGFETHLGVNHLGHFLLTYLLLERLKVSAPARVVNVSSVVHHIGKIRFHDLQSEKRYSRGFAYCHSKLANILFTRELAKRLQGTGVTTYAVHPGVVRSELVRHSSLLCLLWRLFSPFVKTAREGAQTSLHCALAEGLEPLSGKYFSDCKRTWVSPRARNNKTAERLWNVSCELLGIRWE, translated from the exons GAAGTTCTTTGCTGGTGGAGTGTGTAGAACAAATGTGCAGCTTCCCGGGAAGGTAGTGGTGATCACTGGCGCCAACACAGGCATTGGCAAGGAGACGGCTAGAGAGCTTGCTAGCCGAG GAGCCCGAGTCTATATTGCCTGCAGAGATGTACTGAAGGGGGAGTCTGCTGCCAGTGAAATCCGAGTGGATACAAAGAACTCCCAGGTGCTGGTGCGGAAATTGGACCTATCAGACACCAAATCTATCCGAGCCTTTGCTGAGGCCTTTCTGGCAG AGGAAAAGCAGCTCCATATCCTGATCAACAATGCGGGAGTAATGATGTGTCCATATTCCAAGACAGCTGATGGCTTTGAAACCCACCTGGGAGTCAACCACCTGG GCCACTTCCTCCTCACCTACCTGCTCCTGGAGCGGCTAAAGGTGTCTGCCCCTGCACGGGTGGTTAACGTGTCCTCGGTGGTTCACCACATTGGCAAGATTCGCTTCCACGACCTCCAGAGCGAGAAGCGCTACAGCAGGGGTTTTGCCTATTGCCACAGCAAGCTGGCCAATATACTTTTTACTCGTGAGCTGGCGAAGAGGCTCCAAG GCACCGGGGTCACCACCTACGCAGTGCACCCAGGTGTTGTCCGCTCAGAGCTGGTCCGGCactcctccctgctctgcctgcTCTGGCGGCTCTTCTCCCCCTTTGTCAAGACGGCGCGGGAGGGGGCGCAGACCAGCCTGCATTGCGCCCTGGCTGAGGGCCTGGAGCCCCTGAGTGGCAAGTACTTCAG TGACTGCAAGAGGACCTGGGTGTCTCCAAGGGCCCGAAATAACAAAACAGCTGAGCGCCTATGGAATGTCAGCTGTGAGCTTCTAGGAATCCGGTGGGAGTAG